In a single window of the Nodularia spumigena CCY9414 genome:
- a CDS encoding RusA family crossover junction endodeoxyribonuclease — protein sequence MQHQKYTLHFFLKSLKIFEFIINGTPVSQQARRREKLRAWKATVRQEAEKYWPLEEKPATGLVMLKVTYFYDSIAMDVDNIVKPIQDAIIGLVYVDDDQITDVIVRKRNLSGNFRIENITPILAEGLARGNEFLHIVVTDAPDQEVIV from the coding sequence TTGCAACACCAAAAATATACTTTACATTTTTTTCTAAAATCTTTGAAGATATTTGAGTTCATAATAAATGGAACGCCTGTATCGCAACAAGCTCGCAGACGTGAAAAGCTCAGGGCTTGGAAAGCTACAGTTAGACAAGAAGCAGAAAAATATTGGCCTTTAGAAGAAAAACCCGCTACTGGGCTAGTTATGCTGAAGGTGACATATTTTTATGATTCTATTGCTATGGATGTAGACAATATAGTTAAGCCTATTCAAGACGCAATCATTGGTCTAGTCTATGTTGATGATGACCAAATAACTGATGTCATAGTAAGAAAGAGGAATTTATCAGGCAATTTTAGAATAGAGAATATAACTCCCATACTGGCAGAAGGCTTGGCACGAGGCAATGAGTTCTTACATATTGTTGTCACAGATGCTCCCGATCAAGAGGTAATTGTCTGA
- the argS gene encoding arginine--tRNA ligase, with translation MNATQEQLRLKLEQALVAAFGDEYAGVDPILVTASNPKFGDYQANVALSLSKRLGQQPRAIASAIVEKLDVSDFCETPEIAGPGFINLKLKVAYLEAQLNAIQADSRLGVPKTETPKREIVDFSSPNIAKEMHVGHLRSTILGDSIARILEFQGHDVLRLNHVGDWGTQFGMLITYLREVYPEALTTANALDIGDLVSFYRKAKQRFDEDEAFQETARQEVVRLQAGAEDTLHAWKLLCEQSRREFQIIYDLLDVQVIERGESFYNPLLPSVVEDLAKSGLLVENQGAQVVFLEGFTNREGEPMPLIVQKSDGGYNYATTDLAALRYRIQQDEAKRIIYVTDSGQSNHFAQFFQVARKAGWVRNDVELVHVPFGLVLGEDGKKFKTRSGDTVRLRDLLDEAVIRARADLEARLKEEEREETEQFISEVAEIVGISAVKYADLSQNRTSDYIFSYDKMLDLKGNTAPYMLYAYARIQGISRKGGINFAELGENVKVLLQHETELALAKYLLQLDGVISSVEQELLPNRLCEYLYELSKKFNQFYDRNQGVRVLEAEEPLRTSRLVLCDLTARTLRLGLDLLGIRVLERM, from the coding sequence ATGAACGCTACACAAGAACAACTAAGACTAAAACTTGAGCAGGCTTTGGTGGCTGCTTTTGGCGATGAGTACGCCGGAGTAGATCCGATTTTGGTGACTGCGAGTAATCCTAAATTTGGTGATTATCAGGCGAATGTGGCTTTATCGCTGAGTAAAAGGTTGGGACAGCAACCAAGGGCGATCGCCTCTGCTATTGTTGAGAAACTAGATGTATCTGATTTTTGCGAAACACCAGAGATAGCTGGGCCTGGTTTTATCAATCTTAAGCTCAAAGTTGCATACTTAGAAGCACAACTCAACGCTATTCAGGCAGATTCTAGGCTAGGAGTTCCCAAGACGGAAACGCCAAAACGAGAAATTGTGGATTTCTCTAGTCCGAATATTGCTAAGGAAATGCACGTGGGACATTTGCGTTCTACGATTCTCGGTGATTCTATCGCCCGGATTTTGGAATTTCAGGGACATGATGTGCTGCGGTTAAATCACGTCGGTGATTGGGGTACGCAGTTTGGGATGTTAATTACCTACTTGCGGGAAGTTTACCCAGAAGCCTTAACTACTGCTAATGCTTTAGATATTGGAGATTTAGTCAGTTTCTACCGCAAAGCTAAACAGCGCTTTGATGAAGATGAGGCTTTTCAAGAGACTGCGCGACAGGAAGTTGTGAGATTACAAGCAGGTGCTGAAGATACTCTTCATGCTTGGAAACTTTTATGCGAACAGTCTCGGCGCGAGTTTCAGATAATTTATGATTTGCTGGATGTGCAAGTAATTGAACGGGGAGAATCTTTCTATAATCCTCTACTTCCCTCCGTGGTGGAAGATTTGGCAAAATCTGGGTTACTGGTGGAGAATCAAGGCGCTCAGGTGGTTTTCCTGGAAGGTTTTACTAACAGGGAAGGTGAACCTATGCCTTTGATTGTGCAGAAATCTGATGGTGGTTATAACTACGCGACTACAGATTTAGCAGCTTTGCGTTATCGGATTCAGCAAGATGAAGCTAAACGGATAATTTATGTAACGGATTCTGGACAAAGTAACCATTTTGCTCAATTTTTCCAAGTCGCACGCAAGGCGGGATGGGTTCGTAATGATGTGGAACTGGTTCATGTTCCTTTTGGTTTGGTATTAGGGGAAGATGGGAAAAAATTTAAAACTCGTTCTGGTGATACTGTCAGGTTGCGGGATTTATTAGATGAGGCTGTGATTCGCGCCCGTGCAGATTTAGAAGCTAGATTAAAAGAGGAAGAACGGGAAGAGACTGAACAATTTATTAGTGAAGTTGCTGAGATAGTTGGTATCAGTGCGGTTAAATATGCTGATTTGAGTCAGAACCGTACCAGTGATTATATTTTCAGCTACGATAAAATGCTGGATCTGAAGGGGAATACTGCACCCTATATGCTTTACGCTTATGCACGGATTCAGGGAATTAGCCGCAAGGGTGGGATTAATTTTGCTGAGTTGGGTGAGAATGTGAAGGTGCTTTTGCAGCATGAGACGGAGTTGGCTTTGGCTAAGTATTTACTGCAATTGGATGGGGTGATTAGTAGTGTTGAGCAGGAGTTGCTACCTAATCGTTTATGTGAATATTTGTATGAGTTGAGTAAGAAGTTTAATCAGTTTTATGATCGGAATCAGGGGGTACGGGTGCTTGAGGCTGAGGAACCTTTACGGACTTCTCGCTTGGTTTTGTGTGATTTGACTGCTAGAACTTTGCGGTTGGGTTTGGATTTGCTGGGGATTCGGGTTTTGGAGAGGATGTAG
- a CDS encoding peptidylprolyl isomerase, translating into MTTILESGNIWQQAATNLNQSTTAEILQLLEKYQMLPQLIKEVVLDEAIAPISCTPEEEKIACEQIAQHYQITSEDVRQRWLEQNNMSAEQLDAIAIRQFKIEKFKHFTWGSDLESYFSQRKPQLDRVVYSLIRTNDIGIAQEIYFRLQAGEQTFAELAREYSQGPEAQTNGLVGPVELQTIHPALAKILATSQPQQLLPPTQLENWIVIVRLEKLLLTQLDNSLRQRLLNERFNSWLQAQMTEQNLKRG; encoded by the coding sequence ATGACAACAATTCTAGAATCAGGCAATATCTGGCAACAAGCGGCTACTAATCTCAATCAGTCAACCACCGCAGAAATTTTGCAACTGCTGGAAAAATACCAAATGCTGCCGCAGCTAATCAAAGAGGTAGTGCTTGACGAAGCGATCGCACCAATCTCATGTACACCAGAAGAGGAGAAAATCGCCTGTGAACAAATAGCCCAACATTATCAAATTACCTCTGAAGATGTGCGTCAGCGTTGGCTTGAGCAAAATAACATGAGTGCAGAACAGTTGGATGCGATCGCCATCCGCCAATTTAAAATCGAAAAATTTAAGCATTTCACCTGGGGAAGCGATTTAGAATCTTATTTTTCACAACGCAAACCCCAATTAGATCGAGTAGTCTATTCTCTAATCCGAACTAATGACATTGGGATTGCTCAAGAAATCTATTTTCGTCTGCAAGCTGGAGAACAAACTTTTGCAGAATTGGCGCGGGAATATTCTCAAGGACCAGAAGCACAGACCAATGGTTTAGTTGGTCCCGTAGAACTGCAAACTATTCATCCAGCTTTAGCCAAAATATTAGCTACTAGCCAGCCACAACAACTATTACCACCCACTCAATTAGAAAACTGGATAGTCATAGTCCGCCTAGAAAAGTTATTACTCACACAGTTAGATAATTCCCTGCGTCAACGCTTGCTAAATGAGCGTTTTAATAGTTGGTTACAAGCACAGATGACAGAGCAAAATCTGAAAAGAGGATAA
- a CDS encoding NAD-dependent succinate-semialdehyde dehydrogenase has product MAIATINPATGQTIKVFEPLKDSEIASKLDLAGQTFEQYRKTSFSERSQWLEKAAIILQQEKADFAKIMTLEMGKTYKAAIAEVEKCALVCNYYAEHAPSFLADVAIKTDASHSFVRYDPMGVILAVMPWNFPFWQVFRFAAPTLMAGNVGLLKHASNVPQCALAIADIIHRAGFPEGAFQTLLIGAAKVADIMADDRVKAATLTGSEPAGASLASVAGKQIKKTVLELGGSDPFIVLESADLETAVATATSARMLNNGQSCIAAKRFIIAEAIAPKFEKLLLDKFLALKVGDPMQPDTDLGPLATPDLLQDLHQQVQTAVKSGGKVLTGGHPLADRPGNFYPPTIITDIPLDSAIAQEEFFGPVALLFRVPDINAAIQLANATPFGLGASAWTNNDQERDRLITEIAAGAVFINSMVKSDPRLPFGGIKRSGYGRELSIQGIHEFVNLKTVWVQ; this is encoded by the coding sequence ATGGCTATCGCCACCATTAATCCCGCCACTGGGCAGACAATCAAAGTCTTTGAGCCTCTCAAGGATTCAGAGATTGCCTCTAAACTGGATTTGGCTGGTCAGACTTTTGAACAGTACCGCAAGACGAGTTTTTCTGAGCGATCGCAATGGCTAGAAAAAGCTGCAATAATTTTACAGCAAGAAAAAGCCGATTTTGCGAAAATAATGACCCTGGAAATGGGTAAAACTTATAAAGCAGCGATCGCAGAAGTAGAAAAATGCGCCCTCGTTTGTAACTATTACGCCGAACACGCGCCAAGTTTCCTGGCTGATGTCGCCATCAAAACCGATGCTAGCCATAGCTTTGTGCGCTATGACCCAATGGGCGTAATTTTGGCTGTCATGCCGTGGAATTTCCCTTTTTGGCAAGTTTTTCGTTTTGCCGCCCCAACGCTGATGGCGGGCAATGTCGGCTTACTTAAACACGCTTCCAATGTGCCGCAGTGCGCCTTAGCAATTGCAGATATTATTCACCGGGCTGGTTTTCCTGAAGGCGCTTTTCAAACACTATTAATCGGTGCGGCTAAAGTTGCCGATATTATGGCAGATGACCGGGTAAAAGCGGCTACCTTAACCGGAAGCGAACCCGCCGGTGCATCCCTCGCCTCTGTTGCTGGTAAACAAATTAAAAAAACTGTTTTGGAATTGGGAGGGAGTGACCCGTTTATTGTTTTAGAAAGTGCTGATTTAGAGACAGCAGTTGCTACAGCTACTTCCGCCCGCATGTTGAATAATGGGCAATCATGTATAGCAGCGAAACGGTTTATTATTGCAGAGGCGATCGCACCTAAATTTGAAAAGCTACTTTTAGATAAATTTCTGGCGCTGAAAGTGGGTGATCCCATGCAACCAGATACTGATTTAGGGCCACTAGCCACCCCTGATCTTCTCCAAGATTTACACCAACAAGTGCAAACAGCCGTTAAAAGTGGCGGTAAAGTCCTCACTGGCGGACATCCTTTAGCAGATCGTCCCGGTAACTTTTACCCGCCGACGATTATTACAGATATTCCCCTAGATAGTGCGATCGCACAGGAAGAATTTTTTGGTCCAGTAGCATTATTATTCCGTGTACCCGATATTAATGCAGCAATTCAATTAGCTAATGCTACACCTTTTGGCTTAGGTGCAAGCGCTTGGACAAATAACGACCAAGAACGCGATCGCCTGATTACCGAAATTGCAGCAGGTGCTGTATTTATCAACAGCATGGTTAAATCCGACCCCCGCTTACCCTTTGGTGGCATTAAGCGTTCTGGATACGGCAGAGAATTGAGTATTCAAGGCATACATGAGTTCGTCAATCTCAAAACCGTCTGGGTGCAGTAG
- a CDS encoding transposase, producing ADMDMLELAAASGEIDLKYLDESGFSAWSDSGYTYYQKGEQKKLEQTKRXGRRISIIGLFQPLISFIYGLVIGGVKRSSYIKMMEQEAQEASESKRMRVIVQDNGPIHCCKEVQALWTKWEQMGLYMFFLPKYCSEMNPIELEWQHLKRDEIAGKMFEDELELAYAVMDGVETRGKKGKHRTERTKFNKAN from the coding sequence AGCAGATATGGATATGTTAGAACTGGCTGCGGCTAGTGGAGAAATAGACCTAAAATATTTGGATGAATCAGGATTTTCAGCTTGGAGTGATTCAGGTTATACATACTATCAAAAAGGAGAACAAAAAAAGCTCGAACAAACAAAAAGACKTGGACGCAGAATCAGTATTATTGGGCTATTTCAGCCATTAATTAGCTTTATTTATGGTCTAGTAATTGGAGGAGTTAAGCGCAGTTCTTACATCAAAATGATGGAACAAGAGGCGCAAGAAGCATCTGAAAGTAAACGAATGAGAGTCATAGTTCAAGATAATGGACCAATACATTGTTGTAAAGAAGTTCAGGCATTATGGACAAAGTGGGAACAAATGGGTTTATATATGTTTTTCCTTCCTAAATATTGCTCGGAAATGAATCCAATTGAATTAGAATGGCAACATCTTAAACGAGATGAAATTGCTGGAAAAATGTTTGAGGATGAATTAGAACTAGCGTATGCAGTTATGGATGGTGTTGAAACCAGAGGTAAAAAAGGAAAACACCGGACAGAACGTACTAAATTTAACAAAGCCAATTAG
- the aroB gene encoding 3-dehydroquinate synthase, with product MTSVINVNLPQQSYEIAIASGAVGSTIAPSSLDQLGQKMATLNLGKKVLVVSNPSIFKHYGETAINSLTSAGFEVASYNLPPGERYKTLNSIQKLYDIALENRLERSSTMVALGGGVIGDMTGFAAATWLRGINVVQVPTTLLAMVDSAIGGKTGVNHPHGKNLIGAFHQPRLVLISPETLKTLPMREFRAGMAEVIKYGVIWDAELFAEMEASKHLNQLRYIKPEFIEYILTRSCQAKADVVGKDEKEGGLRAILNYGHTIGHAVESLTGYRLLKHGEAVAIGMVAAGQIAVELGMWKQEDTERQNALIQKAGLPTRLPEGVDIEAIIDALQLDKKVKDGKVRFVLPTQMGVVTVTDEVPSETIRRVLQNM from the coding sequence ATGACTTCTGTAATTAATGTAAATCTACCGCAACAGTCTTATGAGATTGCGATCGCCTCTGGCGCTGTGGGAAGCACAATCGCACCTTCGAGCTTAGATCAACTAGGTCAAAAAATGGCTACTCTGAATCTAGGCAAAAAAGTTTTAGTTGTTTCTAACCCCAGTATTTTTAAGCATTACGGCGAAACAGCGATAAACTCTCTCACCTCGGCTGGATTTGAAGTAGCTAGTTACAACCTACCACCTGGGGAACGCTACAAAACCCTCAACTCTATCCAGAAACTTTACGATATTGCTTTAGAAAACCGCCTAGAACGTTCCTCTACAATGGTAGCCTTGGGGGGAGGTGTAATTGGTGATATGACTGGCTTTGCTGCCGCTACCTGGCTAAGAGGCATTAATGTTGTGCAAGTACCTACCACACTATTAGCAATGGTAGATTCAGCAATTGGTGGCAAAACTGGTGTAAATCATCCCCACGGCAAAAATTTAATTGGGGCGTTTCATCAGCCGCGTTTAGTGTTAATTAGCCCAGAAACCCTGAAAACTCTGCCTATGCGTGAATTTCGCGCCGGAATGGCAGAGGTAATTAAATATGGTGTAATTTGGGATGCTGAATTATTTGCCGAGATGGAAGCAAGTAAACACCTGAATCAACTCCGCTATATCAAACCGGAATTTATAGAATACATATTAACGCGTTCTTGTCAAGCAAAAGCCGATGTGGTCGGGAAGGATGAAAAAGAAGGCGGACTACGAGCAATTCTCAATTATGGACACACCATTGGTCACGCCGTGGAAAGCTTAACAGGTTATCGTTTACTCAAACATGGAGAAGCTGTGGCTATTGGCATGGTAGCAGCCGGACAGATTGCTGTAGAACTAGGAATGTGGAAACAGGAAGATACAGAACGGCAAAATGCTTTAATTCAAAAAGCGGGTTTACCAACTCGCCTACCAGAAGGCGTAGATATTGAAGCAATTATTGATGCATTGCAATTAGACAAAAAAGTCAAAGACGGTAAAGTTAGGTTTGTTTTACCCACACAGATGGGTGTGGTGACAGTTACCGATGAAGTACCATCTGAAACTATCCGGCGAGTGTTGCAAAATATGTAA
- a CDS encoding Lin0512 family protein, producing MARKRLIIEMGMGIDQHGQEPTVAAARAVRNAIAHNALPGVWEVAGLNDPNEMIVEVQVAVPYPEQVKEEEVLAVLPFGRKTLTVESGGMVVQGKAIASLNDKNDEMLIAVASVTVLIET from the coding sequence GTGGCGCGTAAACGCTTGATTATTGAGATGGGTATGGGAATAGACCAGCATGGACAAGAACCCACCGTAGCAGCAGCAAGAGCCGTGCGTAATGCGATCGCACACAACGCCTTACCCGGTGTGTGGGAAGTTGCAGGTTTGAACGATCCCAACGAAATGATTGTAGAAGTACAGGTAGCCGTTCCTTATCCCGAACAAGTCAAAGAAGAAGAAGTCTTAGCCGTACTACCCTTTGGGCGGAAAACTTTAACCGTAGAATCTGGGGGAATGGTAGTACAAGGAAAAGCGATCGCCTCACTCAACGACAAAAATGATGAAATGTTGATAGCAGTCGCATCTGTGACAGTTTTAATTGAAACTTAA
- a CDS encoding acetolactate synthase large subunit: MNTAELLVQCLENEGVQYVFGLPGEENLHVLEALKHSSIKFITTRHEQGAAFMADVYGRLTGKAGVCLSTLGPGATNLMTGVADANLDGAPLVAITGQVGTDRMHIESHQYLDLVAMFAPVTKWNKQIVRPSITPEVVRKAFKRSQTEKPGAVHIDLPENIAAMPVEGKPLRKDNIEKSYASFACIRAAAAAISQAVNPIILVGNGAIRAHASDAVTQFATQMNMPVANTFMGKGVIPYTHPLALWSVGLQQRDFITCGFDHADLVIAIGYDLIEFSPKKWNPEGNIPIIHIAATSAEIDSSYIPNVEVLGDISDSLNEILKLADRQSKPNPYAISLRANIRADYEQYANDDGFPIKPQKLIYDLRQVMGPDDIVISDVGAHKMWIARHYHSHSPNTCLISNGFAAMGIAIPGALAAKLVSPHRKVVAATGDGGFMMNCQELETALRVGTPFVTLIFNDGGYGLIEWKQENQFGKGNSSFVHFGNPDFVKLAESMGLKGYRVESATDLIPILKEALAQDVPAVIDCPVDYRENHRFSQKAGELNCEA; this comes from the coding sequence ATGAATACAGCTGAATTGTTGGTGCAGTGTCTGGAAAATGAAGGGGTGCAATATGTTTTTGGTCTTCCTGGTGAAGAGAACCTGCACGTTTTAGAAGCACTGAAACATTCTTCCATTAAATTTATTACTACGCGTCATGAACAGGGCGCAGCATTCATGGCGGATGTCTACGGACGTTTAACTGGAAAAGCTGGAGTATGTCTTTCTACTCTTGGCCCTGGGGCAACAAACTTAATGACTGGAGTTGCAGATGCTAACCTAGATGGTGCGCCCTTAGTAGCGATTACTGGTCAAGTGGGAACAGATAGAATGCACATCGAATCCCATCAATATTTGGATTTGGTGGCAATGTTTGCTCCAGTTACTAAGTGGAATAAACAAATTGTTCGCCCTAGTATTACACCAGAAGTAGTCCGCAAAGCCTTCAAGCGATCGCAAACCGAAAAACCCGGTGCAGTCCACATCGACTTACCAGAAAATATTGCTGCTATGCCTGTAGAAGGTAAGCCATTGCGAAAAGATAACATCGAAAAAAGCTATGCTTCCTTTGCTTGTATTCGCGCAGCTGCGGCTGCCATTTCTCAAGCCGTTAACCCCATTATTTTAGTAGGCAATGGTGCAATTCGCGCTCATGCTAGTGATGCAGTTACGCAATTTGCCACCCAAATGAATATGCCTGTGGCGAATACATTCATGGGTAAAGGCGTGATTCCTTATACTCATCCCTTGGCTTTATGGTCAGTAGGATTACAGCAACGAGATTTTATTACCTGTGGTTTTGATCATGCAGATTTGGTAATTGCTATTGGTTATGATTTAATCGAATTTTCCCCGAAAAAATGGAATCCTGAAGGCAATATTCCGATTATTCATATTGCAGCAACTTCGGCGGAAATTGACAGCAGCTATATTCCTAATGTGGAAGTCCTGGGAGATATTTCCGATTCCCTGAATGAAATTTTAAAATTGGCAGATAGACAGAGTAAACCCAATCCCTATGCTATCAGCTTAAGGGCAAATATCCGTGCTGATTACGAACAGTATGCTAACGATGATGGATTTCCCATTAAACCGCAAAAATTAATTTATGATTTACGGCAAGTAATGGGGCCAGATGATATTGTAATTTCTGATGTTGGCGCACATAAAATGTGGATTGCTAGACATTATCACAGTCATAGTCCCAACACTTGCTTAATTTCTAACGGCTTCGCTGCAATGGGGATTGCAATTCCTGGTGCTTTAGCAGCAAAACTGGTTTCTCCTCACCGTAAAGTTGTAGCAGCAACTGGCGACGGTGGTTTTATGATGAATTGTCAGGAATTAGAAACAGCCTTGCGTGTTGGTACTCCCTTTGTCACCTTAATATTTAACGATGGTGGCTATGGGTTAATTGAGTGGAAACAAGAAAATCAATTTGGTAAAGGTAACTCATCCTTTGTCCATTTTGGTAATCCTGATTTTGTCAAACTAGCCGAAAGCATGGGTTTAAAAGGTTACAGAGTAGAATCTGCGACAGATTTAATCCCCATACTTAAAGAAGCCCTTGCCCAAGACGTACCTGCTGTTATAGATTGTCCCGTAGACTACCGCGAAAATCACCGCTTTAGCCAAAAAGCTGGCGAGTTGAACTGCGAAGCCTAA
- the nadC gene encoding carboxylating nicotinate-nucleotide diphosphorylase — MSKFGVLPPWVVLDPLLRGWLLEDIGRGDRTTNSLLSEDVTAGTAKWVAKAPGIIAGLPVAARVFELLNEKVSFEAVVADGTRCEPGQVIAEIHGSLDALLMGERVALNLAMGLSGISTLTHIYVEQIADLPAQLVDTRKTTPGLRLLEKYATAVGGAMNHRMGLDDAVMIKDNHIAAAGGIAEAITRIRSRIPFPLTIEVETESLEQVKAALEHKADIIMLDNMPVDMMRQAVELIRQQDARVKIEASGNVTLETIRAVAETGVDYISSSAPITQSKWLDLSMRIMV; from the coding sequence GTGAGCAAATTTGGTGTTTTGCCGCCTTGGGTAGTTCTAGATCCTTTACTGCGTGGCTGGTTGCTGGAAGATATTGGTCGGGGCGATCGCACTACAAATAGCCTATTATCGGAAGATGTGACAGCAGGAACAGCTAAATGGGTGGCTAAAGCACCAGGGATAATTGCTGGCTTACCTGTTGCAGCTAGGGTGTTTGAGCTTTTAAATGAGAAAGTTAGTTTTGAGGCTGTTGTGGCTGACGGTACAAGATGTGAGCCGGGACAGGTAATTGCAGAAATTCATGGTTCCCTCGATGCGCTGCTGATGGGGGAACGGGTGGCGCTGAATTTGGCTATGGGTTTGAGTGGAATTTCTACGCTCACACATATATATGTAGAGCAAATAGCGGATTTACCTGCTCAGTTGGTGGATACGCGCAAGACTACGCCAGGGCTTAGACTGTTGGAGAAGTACGCGACGGCTGTAGGTGGGGCGATGAATCACCGGATGGGTTTGGATGATGCGGTGATGATTAAGGATAATCATATTGCTGCGGCTGGTGGTATTGCAGAAGCTATTACCCGGATTCGTTCTCGGATTCCTTTTCCTCTGACTATTGAGGTGGAGACGGAAAGTTTGGAGCAGGTGAAGGCAGCTTTAGAGCATAAAGCGGATATTATTATGTTGGATAATATGCCTGTGGATATGATGCGTCAGGCTGTGGAGTTGATTCGTCAGCAGGATGCTAGGGTGAAGATTGAGGCTTCGGGAAATGTGACTTTGGAGACGATTCGCGCTGTGGCTGAGACTGGGGTTGACTATATATCTAGTAGTGCGCCGATTACTCAGTCGAAGTGGTTGGATTTGAGTATGAGGATTATGGTTTAA
- the petL gene encoding cytochrome b6-f complex subunit PetL, whose translation MFGVVAYIAFLAVFMGVAVGLLFGLRSAKII comes from the coding sequence ATGTTTGGAGTCGTAGCTTATATTGCCTTTTTGGCAGTTTTCATGGGCGTAGCCGTAGGTCTGCTGTTTGGTTTACGTTCGGCTAAGATTATTTAA
- a CDS encoding helix-turn-helix domain-containing protein has protein sequence MSSIFDYIQNNPQEAQRLVGLKYEQLQELLDKAIKLHNHKRELLEDRKVRIILGGGGRRPKLSPSEQIILTLTYLRHLTTFQLLGIQFGVSETTANDTFNYWLPLLGELLPPSLVEQVKKTPVTMKLLKKF, from the coding sequence ATGAGCAGTATATTCGATTATATCCAAAATAATCCCCAGGAAGCACAGCGTTTAGTAGGGCTGAAATATGAACAGTTGCAGGAACTTTTAGACAAAGCCATTAAACTGCACAATCATAAACGAGAATTGCTTGAAGATAGAAAAGTGAGAATTATTCTGGGTGGAGGTGGTCGCAGACCAAAATTATCACCATCGGAGCAAATAATTCTCACCCTAACATATTTACGACATTTAACCACATTTCAACTATTGGGTATTCAATTTGGCGTGAGTGAAACAACTGCAAATGATACGTTTAACTATTGGTTGCCATTATTGGGAGAATTATTACCACCAAGTTTAGTAGAACAGGTAAAAAAAACTCCAGTGACTATGAAATTGTTAAAGAAGTTTTAA
- the brnA gene encoding type II toxin-antitoxin system BrnA family antitoxin: MKATEFDVKFDRGEDITEFLDLSQAQRPGLEQKRVNVDFPTWMIEALDREAKRLGVTRQSIIKIWLAERLEQVS, from the coding sequence ATGAAAGCAACAGAATTTGATGTCAAATTTGATCGGGGAGAAGACATCACCGAATTTTTAGACCTTTCCCAAGCCCAACGGCCTGGACTTGAGCAGAAACGAGTTAACGTTGATTTCCCCACCTGGATGATTGAAGCATTAGATCGTGAAGCAAAACGCTTAGGGGTCACCCGTCAGTCAATTATTAAGATATGGCTTGCAGAACGGCTTGAGCAGGTAAGCTGA
- a CDS encoding calcium-binding protein has product MSLKVEAPQPVPALALTNATSTGTTATSGNDNLVGTSGNDNFLGLGGQDTLTGGLGADKFRFNSPSEGMDTITDFSRTQGDKIELFAPGFNNMVWSDDGSDALASNVFSIGTSSNSWTNTIMYNNSNGIVYFDSDALGSAQPVALAQLSSGLNLTNQDFLVSWS; this is encoded by the coding sequence ATGTCTCTCAAAGTTGAAGCCCCCCAACCAGTTCCTGCTCTTGCTTTAACTAATGCTACATCTACAGGTACTACAGCTACTTCAGGCAATGATAATCTGGTGGGAACTTCTGGAAATGATAACTTCTTAGGATTAGGAGGACAGGATACTCTTACAGGTGGACTGGGTGCAGACAAATTCAGGTTTAACTCTCCCTCCGAAGGTATGGATACCATCACCGACTTTTCCAGGACTCAAGGAGACAAGATAGAATTGTTCGCACCTGGCTTTAATAATATGGTATGGTCGGACGACGGAAGTGATGCACTTGCTTCCAATGTATTCTCTATCGGTACAAGTTCTAATTCTTGGACAAATACCATCATGTATAATAATAGCAATGGTATTGTCTATTTTGATTCTGATGCTTTAGGTTCTGCACAACCAGTAGCATTAGCACAGCTTTCTTCTGGACTCAATCTCACTAACCAAGACTTTCTTGTTAGTTGGAGTTAA